The Candoia aspera isolate rCanAsp1 chromosome 6, rCanAsp1.hap2, whole genome shotgun sequence genome has a segment encoding these proteins:
- the LOC134500247 gene encoding putative lysosomal acid lipase/cholesteryl ester hydrolase has translation MWLLIITVSLVQGLAASGTFERRRGVDPETTMNVSEIILFRGYPSEEYEVVTDDGYILNINRIPHGKTSQKTKELKPAVFLQHGLLADSSNWVTNLDYNSLGFILADAGYDVWLGNSRGNTWSRKHVNYTTKQQEFWMFSFDEMAKYDLPASINFILNKTGQEQLFYVGHSQGTTIAFIAFSTLPELAKKIKMFFGLGPAVSVKFSSSPLVKLGMFPELLLKEIFGTKQFLPQNSVMRWLATHVCDHTLLDFLCGNIFFLLCGFNEKNLNMTRIDVYSTHCPAGTSVQNMIHWSQAIKSGEFKAFDWGSRKENMAHYKQPTPPLYKTKEMLVPTSIWTGGHDWLADTKDTALLLTQIPNLIYHKNIPEWEHLDFIWGLDAPQRMYREMIQLMHKFQ, from the exons ATGTGGCTGTTAATAATCACAGTCAGTTTGGTCCAAGGCCTCGCAGCTTCGGGGACGTTTGAGAGAAGAAGAGGTGTGGATCCAGAAACAACCATGAATGTT agtgaaattattttattcagaGGATATCCCAGTGAGGAATATGAGGTGGTGACAGATGATGGATACATCCTAAATATTAACAGAATTCCTCATGGGAAAACAAGTCAGAAAACCAAGG AACTGAAACCAGCTGTGTTTCTGCAGCATGGTTTGCTTGCTGACAGCAGTAACTGGGTGACCAACCTAGACTACAACAGCCTGGGTTTTATCCTAGCTGATGCTGGTTATGATGTTTGGTTAGGGAACAGCAGAGGAAACACTTGGTCCAGAAAACATGTCAACTACACCACGAAGCAACAAGAATTCTGGATGTTCAG TTTTGATGAAATGGCTAAGTATGACCTTCCTGCTTCAATAAACTTCATCTTGAACAAAACTGGCCAGGAGCAACTCTTCTATGTTGGCCATTCTCAAGGCACCACGATAG CTTTCATTGCATTTTCAACTTTGCCAGAGCtggcaaaaaagataaaaatgttttttggatTGGGACCAGCTGTATCTGTGAAGTTTTCATCCAGCCCTTTGGTCAAACTTGGAATGTTTCCTGAACTGCTGCTCAAA GAAATATTTGGAACTAAACAGTTTCTTCCCCAGAACTCTGTTATGAGATGGCTTGCTACCCATGTGTGTGACCATACCTTACTTGACTTTCTTtgtggcaacattttttttctcctatgtgGATTTAATGAGAAAAACCTAAACATG ACCCGAATAGATGTGTATTCAACCCACTGCCCAGCTGGAACATCTGTCCAGAATATGATTCACTGGAGTCAG GCTATAAAGTCTGGGGAATTCAAAGCATTTGACTGgggaagcagaaaagaaaatatggcTCACTATAAACAG cCAACACCACCTCTCTACAAAACAAAAGAGATGCTTGTTCCAACTTCTATTTGGACGGGTGGCCACGACTGGCTTGCAGACACAAAGGATACTGCCCTCTTACTGACTCAGATCCCAAACTTAATATACCACAAGAACATCCCAGAATGGGAACATCTGGATTTCATCTGGGGGCTTGATGCCCCACAGCGCATGTACAGAGAGATGATTCAGTTGATGCATAAATTTCAGTAG